In the Flavobacterium sp. 90 genome, TGAATAGAAATTATATTCATAAAAAAATAGATTTTGGCGCAATATACAAAAAACTGGTAGGTACTGGTATGTAAACGAAAATAATGTTTCTATTTTTGGATTTCATTTTTGGCAAAAATAGCATGGAAATAAAACATATATCGCATTTTCAACAGAAAAGTATTTCTAATTCATTTGGTTTATCTTCTGATAACGAAGAAATTCTCGCTTTTGAATTATCGAACAAAAACGGAATGAAAGTTCAAATTACAAATTTTGGAGCGACGGTTACTTCTCTACAAATTCCTGTTGCTGACGGAAAACTGGTAGATGTTGTTGTTGGATTTGATTCGGCAGCTTCTTATTTAGCTTCTTATAATTTGCCAAGTGCGCCTTATTTAGGAACAACAGTTGGACGTTATGCAGGAAGAATTAATAAAGGTATTTTCTCTTTAAATGGTAAAACTTTTCAGTTAAATACCAATAATAATGGTAATGCGTTACATGGCGGAAATGCTGGTTTTGGACAAAAAATATGGAACGTTACTGATATTACTTCTAATGAAAATCCGTCGATAACATTCAGTCTTTTGAGTCCTCATTTAGACGAAAATTATCCGGGAGAATTACAGGTAGATTTAACGTATACATTAACCGAAAAGAATGAATTGCAACTGGATTATAAAGCAACTTCGACTGAAGATACAGTGATTAATTTAACGCATCATAGTTATTTTAATCTTGATGGACACGATGGTTCTGTATTGAATCAGGAAATGTTTATCAACTCAGAGAAGATCTTAGAAACGAATGAAGAGAATATTCCAACCGGAAATTTTACAGCGCTTTCTAATCATGATTTTGATTTTAGAACGGCAAAAAAATGCCCGGCTTCTATCGACAATTCTTTTGTAATTGAACCTACGAATGATGTTGTTGCAAAATTATTCAGCACAAAAAATAATTTACAAATGAGTGTTTACACAGATCAGCCAAGTGTACATATATATGTTGGCGGAAATTGTTTTGATACTCTTAAAGGAAAAGAAAATGTAACTTATCATCCGTCAAGCGGAATTTGTTTTGAAACACAGAATTTTCCGGATGCACCAAATCATGCTCATTTTCCGAATTCGGTTTTGAAAAAAGGAGCTGAATATCGCCAAAAAACAGTTTACAAATTTGAGAATATAAATTAGTACTTTTTAAAATCAGTTTGCAAGAACTGGTAGAAAACACTATTACAATTACACTATAATGAATGACATTTTAATACAAAGCACAACGGCATTTTTTGAGAAATCATTTGGATCTGCGCCTCAAAAAATTGTACTTTCTCCTGGAAGAATTAATATTATTGGAGAGCATATTGATTATAATGACGGTTACGTTTTACCGGCAGCAATTGACAAAGTAATTTGTTTTGCTTTCGAAAAAAACGGTACCAAAAAATCTAAAATAATCGCTATCGATTTAAATGAAGAATTCGAAATTGATTTAACTCAGGAAGTTCAATTAAGTGATGTCGTTTGGACCAATTATATTCGTGGTGTAATAAAACAATTGCAGGATAACGGTTTTTCTTTTGACGGTTTCAATTGTGTTTTCAGCAGTAATATTCCGGTTGGTTCAGGATTGTCATCTTCTGCAGCTTTAGAATGCGGAACCATTTTTGGAATCAAAGAACTTTTTGATCTTAAAATTGAAAAGGTTGATATTTCATTATTAGGACAAAAAGCAGAACATTGGGTTGGTATCAATTGTGGTATTATGGACCAATTTTCAAGCGTTCATGGTCTTGACAATAAAGTAATAAAACTGGATTGTAACACATTGGATTTTGAATATCACAATGCTGATTTCAAAGATTATTCTTTGGTTTTATTTGACAGCAATGTAAAACATTCACTTTTTACATCTGAATATAATACAAGAAGACTTGAATGCGAAGAAGGATTATCGATTATTAAAAATCATTTTCCGGAAATAAAAAGTTTTAGAGATTGCACAGAAGAACAACTTTTGAGCATTCAGGATAAAATAAGTGCAACAGTATTTAAAAGAGTACATTATGTTGTAAAAGAAATTGCCCGCGTAACAAAAGCTTGTGAGGCTTTGGACAACGGAAATATAGAAATTTTAGGACAATTACTTTTTGAGACGCATTATGGTCTGTCGCAAGAGTATGAAGTAAGTTGCGAGGAGCTGGATATGCTTGTAGATACCGCAAAAGCTGACGAGAGAATAATCGGTTCGCGTTTGATGGGCGGAGGTTTTGGCGGATGCACCATCAATTTAATTAAAAAAGGGCATGAAAATGAGGTAAAAAGTAAGTTTTCAAATCTTTATTTAGATACATTTGGGATTGAATTAAAATTTTATGATGTAAAAATCTCAAACGGAACAACATTACTTTAATACCACCAGAACAAAAATGAAAAACTTTGACATTAACGAGGATCCTCACAGACGTTTTAATCCATTAATAAACGAATGGGTTTTAGTATCACCTCATCGCGCCAAACGTCCGTGGCAAGGACAAAACGAAACCATTTCAACTGAATCTTTACCAAAATACGACGAAACGTGTTATTTGTGTCCGGG is a window encoding:
- a CDS encoding aldose epimerase family protein, with product MEIKHISHFQQKSISNSFGLSSDNEEILAFELSNKNGMKVQITNFGATVTSLQIPVADGKLVDVVVGFDSAASYLASYNLPSAPYLGTTVGRYAGRINKGIFSLNGKTFQLNTNNNGNALHGGNAGFGQKIWNVTDITSNENPSITFSLLSPHLDENYPGELQVDLTYTLTEKNELQLDYKATSTEDTVINLTHHSYFNLDGHDGSVLNQEMFINSEKILETNEENIPTGNFTALSNHDFDFRTAKKCPASIDNSFVIEPTNDVVAKLFSTKNNLQMSVYTDQPSVHIYVGGNCFDTLKGKENVTYHPSSGICFETQNFPDAPNHAHFPNSVLKKGAEYRQKTVYKFENIN
- the galK gene encoding galactokinase, translated to MNDILIQSTTAFFEKSFGSAPQKIVLSPGRINIIGEHIDYNDGYVLPAAIDKVICFAFEKNGTKKSKIIAIDLNEEFEIDLTQEVQLSDVVWTNYIRGVIKQLQDNGFSFDGFNCVFSSNIPVGSGLSSSAALECGTIFGIKELFDLKIEKVDISLLGQKAEHWVGINCGIMDQFSSVHGLDNKVIKLDCNTLDFEYHNADFKDYSLVLFDSNVKHSLFTSEYNTRRLECEEGLSIIKNHFPEIKSFRDCTEEQLLSIQDKISATVFKRVHYVVKEIARVTKACEALDNGNIEILGQLLFETHYGLSQEYEVSCEELDMLVDTAKADERIIGSRLMGGGFGGCTINLIKKGHENEVKSKFSNLYLDTFGIELKFYDVKISNGTTLL